The following coding sequences are from one Paenibacillus tundrae window:
- a CDS encoding PucR family transcriptional regulator, producing the protein MMIIPGLKQQIETVIGTTLDEYEVTIEEWEESAAKLFDHNYDNPIYNAKRHGQPSEAERNNYTEARSLSTGERIYFKVGVNAKEGNIICWGCSTEAITRETKGLIELLILNYTEESLEEAPVVYESDREQQLAELGQWLVQQMNNPSQYESVPEHLSIVSELSTEKIPFLLQCETPDAHRIRSKELNKLLESYFGELIILIPMGDQEWVFLADEEIVMGEAEEDTVEARKDLLNAFCLGLYELVASEWAGVFHLSALLPCHPATQLVPATALLQESVQLGRAFHVAQHIHLPWNLQLEQVVASIPQQQRLRFIKDTGKDTTIFNDSETLTTLETFFSLDCNVSETAKRLFIHRNTLVYRLDKIKQEIGYDVRSFESAVLVRLLLLMYKVTKKL; encoded by the coding sequence ATGATGATCATACCAGGTCTTAAACAACAAATTGAAACAGTTATCGGTACTACATTAGATGAATATGAAGTTACTATAGAAGAATGGGAAGAGTCAGCGGCAAAGTTATTTGATCATAACTATGATAACCCTATCTATAATGCAAAGCGTCACGGTCAACCGAGCGAGGCGGAAAGGAACAACTATACTGAAGCACGCAGTTTGAGCACGGGAGAACGGATTTATTTTAAAGTCGGAGTGAATGCCAAAGAAGGAAATATTATATGTTGGGGATGCTCTACTGAAGCGATTACTAGAGAAACCAAGGGTCTCATCGAGCTTCTAATCCTTAACTACACAGAAGAATCACTCGAAGAAGCCCCTGTAGTATATGAAAGTGATCGAGAGCAGCAACTTGCTGAACTGGGACAATGGCTTGTACAGCAGATGAACAATCCATCCCAGTATGAATCAGTGCCAGAGCATTTATCGATTGTGTCAGAGCTGAGCACAGAGAAAATTCCTTTTTTGCTGCAATGTGAAACACCGGATGCTCATCGAATTCGCTCTAAAGAGCTCAATAAACTATTGGAGAGTTACTTCGGTGAGTTAATTATATTAATTCCAATGGGAGATCAAGAATGGGTCTTTCTTGCTGATGAAGAGATTGTTATGGGTGAGGCTGAAGAGGATACCGTTGAGGCAAGAAAAGATCTGCTTAATGCCTTCTGTCTTGGACTATATGAATTGGTAGCGAGTGAATGGGCTGGTGTATTCCATCTATCTGCATTGTTACCTTGTCACCCAGCAACTCAACTGGTGCCTGCTACTGCACTTTTGCAGGAAAGTGTACAGTTAGGCAGGGCATTCCATGTCGCACAGCATATCCATCTTCCATGGAATTTACAACTAGAACAAGTTGTTGCAAGTATTCCTCAGCAGCAGCGGCTTCGGTTCATTAAGGATACAGGTAAAGATACTACAATATTTAACGATAGTGAGACCCTTACAACGCTAGAGACCTTTTTTAGCTTAGATTGCAATGTGAGTGAGACGGCCAAGCGGCTTTTTATCCACCGGAATACACTCGTTTATCGTCTGGATAAGATCAAACAAGAGATTGGATACGATGTTAGGAGCTTCGAAAGTGCTGTTCTAGTGCGGCTTTTGCTGCTTATGTACAAAGTGACGAAAAAGCTCTGA
- a CDS encoding ABC transporter ATP-binding protein: MAGVRLEHIFKKYPGSDKATVVDINLDIKDKEFLVLVGPSGCGKSTTLRMIAGLEEISEGKLYIGDRVVNDVAPKDRDIAMVFQSYALYPHMSVYQNMAFGLKLRKVKKDEIDKRVREAAKILDIEHLLERKPKALSGGQRQRVALGRAIVRDPQVFLMDEPLSNLDAKLRGQMRAEITKLAKRLETTVIYVTHDQIEAMTMGDRIVVMKDGIIQQAASPEELYNHPSNLFVAGFIGSPTMNFISGKLAEQGANLHFVAPGVDVEIPQGKAQVLKSRGYVGKEVILGVRPEDIHEEPVFLEASPNSVFSTHVDVTENLGHEMLLYLSGVGNDTTIARVDGRSNTRDGSTVKMAIDMNKVHIFDKETEVNVLLQD; the protein is encoded by the coding sequence ATGGCAGGTGTACGTTTAGAGCATATTTTCAAAAAATACCCGGGTTCCGATAAAGCAACAGTAGTTGACATTAACCTGGACATTAAAGATAAAGAATTCTTGGTACTGGTAGGTCCGTCCGGTTGTGGTAAATCAACAACACTGCGTATGATCGCAGGCCTTGAGGAAATTTCCGAAGGTAAACTCTATATCGGTGACCGTGTCGTGAATGATGTTGCTCCTAAAGACCGCGATATCGCGATGGTATTCCAATCCTATGCCTTGTATCCGCATATGAGCGTATATCAAAACATGGCGTTTGGTTTGAAATTGCGTAAAGTGAAAAAAGACGAGATCGACAAACGTGTACGTGAAGCAGCTAAAATCTTGGATATCGAGCATTTGCTTGAGCGTAAACCTAAGGCATTGTCCGGTGGTCAACGTCAGCGTGTCGCTCTAGGACGTGCGATTGTCCGTGATCCACAAGTCTTCTTGATGGATGAGCCACTCTCCAACTTGGATGCTAAACTTCGTGGTCAGATGCGTGCGGAAATCACAAAACTGGCTAAACGTTTGGAAACAACTGTTATCTACGTAACGCATGACCAAATCGAAGCAATGACGATGGGTGACCGGATCGTAGTTATGAAGGATGGTATCATCCAACAAGCTGCTTCTCCTGAAGAGCTCTACAACCATCCGTCCAACCTGTTTGTAGCTGGTTTCATCGGTTCCCCGACGATGAACTTTATCTCGGGTAAACTGGCTGAGCAAGGTGCAAACCTTCACTTCGTAGCTCCAGGCGTGGACGTTGAAATCCCGCAAGGTAAAGCACAAGTGCTGAAATCTAGAGGATACGTTGGTAAAGAAGTGATTCTGGGTGTTCGTCCAGAAGACATTCACGAAGAGCCAGTATTCTTGGAAGCATCCCCGAACTCTGTATTCTCTACACACGTAGATGTAACAGAGAACTTGGGTCACGAAATGCTCCTCTACTTGAGTGGTGTAGGTAACGATACTACAATCGCACGTGTAGACGGACGTTCTAACACTCGTGATGGTTCCACAGTTAAAATGGCAATTGACATGAACAAGGTTCATATCTTTGACAAAGAGACTGAAGTGAACGTACTTCTTCAAGACTAA
- the hprK gene encoding HPr(Ser) kinase/phosphatase produces MAKKVKVSELVQQFQLEVVSGSHGLKRFITVDDLNRPGLEMAGYFEYHPQERVQLLGRTELAFFAMLSEQERRDRMQRLCTEETPCIVITRGLDVPQELIDISEEQNLAVLRSNMATTILSSRITGFLEGKLAPTATIHGVLCDVNGVGMLITGSSGIGKSETALELVKRGHRLIADDAVEIRQTSDFQLHGTAPELIRHLLEIRGVGIINVMTLFGAGAVRNNKRITLVVRLEAWQQDKQYDRLGLDEETTRIIDTDVPLVTIPVRPGRNLAVIIEVAAMNYRLKQMGLNAALQFTNKLTATISEDMEDMD; encoded by the coding sequence ATGGCGAAAAAAGTGAAAGTATCCGAGTTAGTGCAACAATTTCAGCTTGAAGTTGTTTCAGGATCTCATGGATTAAAGAGATTCATTACAGTAGATGATCTGAACCGACCTGGCCTAGAAATGGCTGGTTATTTTGAATATCATCCGCAAGAACGGGTGCAGCTTCTTGGAAGAACCGAGCTGGCCTTTTTTGCAATGTTATCTGAACAAGAGCGCCGTGATCGGATGCAGCGTCTATGCACAGAAGAGACACCTTGTATCGTTATAACCCGCGGACTTGACGTTCCACAGGAACTGATTGATATCAGTGAAGAACAGAACTTGGCTGTACTTCGCAGCAATATGGCGACTACGATTCTTTCCAGCCGGATCACGGGTTTCCTTGAAGGCAAGCTTGCGCCAACTGCGACGATCCATGGTGTTTTGTGTGATGTGAATGGTGTAGGTATGTTAATTACGGGAAGCAGTGGTATCGGTAAGAGTGAGACTGCCTTGGAGTTAGTTAAGCGTGGCCATCGACTTATTGCTGATGATGCGGTAGAGATTCGCCAAACCTCTGACTTCCAGCTTCACGGAACAGCGCCAGAGTTGATTCGTCATTTGCTGGAGATTCGCGGAGTTGGTATCATCAACGTCATGACGCTGTTTGGTGCAGGTGCAGTACGTAACAATAAACGAATTACGCTTGTTGTTCGACTTGAAGCATGGCAACAGGACAAGCAGTATGACCGTCTTGGATTGGACGAGGAGACTACACGAATTATTGATACGGATGTACCTCTGGTTACGATTCCGGTTCGTCCTGGTCGAAATCTAGCTGTAATCATCGAAGTTGCAGCCATGAACTACCGTCTGAAGCAAATGGGATTGAATGCGGCGCTGCAATTTACGAATAAGTTGACAGCAACCAT